Proteins encoded by one window of Hylaeus volcanicus isolate JK05 chromosome 7, UHH_iyHylVolc1.0_haploid, whole genome shotgun sequence:
- the LOC128879206 gene encoding kinesin-like protein Klp10A isoform X1, translating into MTMDNSMCDIQTGYSINIKRTDGRIHCAVVSGVNWEQRTVTVEWFERGETKGKEVEIDAIVPLNPELASQKTMAPPQQAPQINNHAMVTSRARDGSCEEDEGVDESENQEEGSLGRHGGHAARNGLASATLPHSTKPSIPVKAGSNRNLPRQVTGRPTNVMPAAPTVNGHGDSMTGLTTRRELENIPPTPANYVPVAVQAKQKQQQQQQQQQLQTQQQQAQVENGRNRRSNVVKEVERLKKNREERRQRQAELKEEKEALMNLDPGNPNWEFLAMIREYQNSIDFRPLRDTDTVEDHQITVCVRKRPLNKKENARKEVDVISVPSKDQMVVHEPKAKVDLTKYLENQIFRFDYAFDETCTNEIVYKYTAKPLVQTIFEGGMATCFAYGQTGSGKTHTMGGDFNGKTQDCKKGIYAMVAKDVFKCLKMAKYRPLNLVISASFFEIYSGKVFDLLADKEKLRVLEDGKQQVQIVGLTEKVVETCDEVLKLIQHGNSARTSGQTSANSNSSRSHAVFQIIARSPGTHKVHGKFSLIDLAGNERGADTSSANRQTRMEGAEINKSLLALKECIRALSRKGTHLPFRASKLTQVLRDSFIGEKSKTCMIAMISPGMSSCEHSLNTLRYADRVKELAATDPTEVKASPTDEDEDPKIEEQSNNSVLSDSDLAQLRSLNEGEISQDLYTFHEAVSALQLLEEEVLDRHKMVIEDTTRFLNDSRTVFSATHEVDYDQEDSRGKRKAYSSCTLKRNQKDGRTTTTTTTTTTTTTLNKPVPMNYDTDVVSDSDDSTVPNKNIDTITKDSFKSPWKDENVKMECKSDDSASDTDSMSNVDPKMNKIQSIADERVSSTERVSKRNSLNESLTNSYWTPDTRKQLRRTSTGRQKSQKYHWSGTFNSRTKKYLSFNDRYNYSGSFGSINNKDDTIDNADYNYNFEAFDNEKPTKKTKLYSCRMLNLDRECDDSDEISMDSTLRCSNDKHRDQLEDLKFRDGPLKALSDPETCSLNVPKRWIGKLASKCCNVLLTLLKNLLLFSFLPTAYVAFFVYVSNTQDQ; encoded by the exons ATGACCATGGATAACAGCATGTGCGACATCCAGACCGGCTACAGCATCAATATCAAGAGGACGGACG GTCGCATCCACTGTGCGGTGGTTTCCGGCGTTAATTGGGAACAGCGCACGGTCACCGTGGAATGGTTCGAGAGAGGAGAAACGAAGGGGAAAGAG gtGGAAATCGACGCGATCGTACCGTTGAACCCTGAGTTGGCCAGTCAGAAGACAATGGCACCCCCCCAGCAGGCTCCTCAGATCAACAACCACGCGATGGTCACCTCCAGAGCAAGG GACGGTTCGTGCGAAGAGGACGAGGGGGTGGACGAGTCGGAAAACCAAGAGGAGGGCTCCCTTGGACGACACGGCGGTCACGCCGCAAGAAACGGCCTTGCATCTGCAACGCTTCCT CACTCTACCAAACCCTCGATTCCAGTAAAAG CGGGCTCTAACAGGAATTTGCCGCGACAAGTAACTGGTCGACCGACGAATGTAATGCCGGCTGCACCGACCGTCAACGGACACGGTGACTCCATGACTGGTCTGACGACTCGTCGAGAGCTGGAGAACATACCACCGACGCCGGCCAATTATGTTCCTGTGGCTGTTCAGGCTAAACAaaagcagcaacaacagcagcaacagcaacagctgCAAACCCAACAACAGCAGGCTCAAGTTGAGAACGGTCGGAACAGGCGTTCGAACGTCGTCAAAGAAGTCGAGAGGTTGAAGAAGAACAGGGAGGAGAGGAGACAAAGACAAGCGGAACTAAAAGAGGAGAAGGAAGCCCTCATGAATCTAGATCCTGGCAATCCGAACTGGGAGTTCCTTGCCATGATCAG AGAATACCAGAACAGTATAGACTTCAGGCCTCTGCGGGACACGGACACCGTGGAGGATCATCAAATTACGGTGTGCGTTAGAAAGCGTCCGCTGAACAAGAAGGAAAACGCGCGCAAGGAGGTGGACGTGATCAGCGTGCCCAGCAAGGATCAGATGGTGGTGCACGAGCCCAAGGCCAAAGTCGATTTAACCAAATACTTGGAAAACCAAATCTTTCGATTCGATTACGCGTTCGACGAGACCTGCACCAACGAGATCGTTTATAAGTACACCGCGAAGCCGCTGGTGCAGACCATCTTTGAAGGCGGAATGGCCACGTGTTTCGCGTACGGGCAAACGGGAAGTGGGAAAACGCACACCATGGGCGGTGACTTCAATGGGAAGACGCAAGACTGTAAAAAGGGCATATACGCTATGGTAGCCAAGGACGTGTTCAAGTGTCTGAAAATGGCCAAGTATCGGCCGCTGAATCTGGTCATTTCCGCCAGCTTCTTTGAAATCTACTCTGGCAAGGTGTTCGATTTGTTGGCGGACAAAGAGAAGCTGAGGGTTCTGGAGGATGGCAAGCAGCAG GTGCAAATAGTCGGTTTGACGGAGAAAGTCGTGGAAACTTGCGACGAAGTATTGAAGCTTATTCAGCACGGGAACAGTGCCAGGACCAGCGGGCAAACCAGCGCGAATTCCAACTCGTCGCGATCGCATGCGGTATTTCAAATCATAGCACGGTCGCCAGGCACGCACAAGGTCCACGGGAAATTTTCGCTGATCGATCTTGCCGGCAACGAGAGAGGAGCAGACACGTCGTCCGCCAACAGGCAAACGA GAATGGAAGGCGCAGAGATCAATAAATCACTGCTGGCCTTGAAGGAGTGCATTCGGGCGTTGAGTCGCAAGGGCACGCACTTGCCATTCAGAGCTAGCAAACTGACGCAAGTTCTGAGGGACAGCTTTATCGgcgaaaaatcaaaaacatGCATG ATAGCGATGATCAGTCCAGGAATGAGTTCTTGCGAGCACTCGTTGAACACTCTGAGATACGCTGATCGAGTCAAAGAACTAGCCGCCACGGACCCTACGGAAGTGAAAGCTTCGCCGACGGATGAAGATGAAGATCCGAAGATCGAGGAACAATCGAACAACAGCGTTCTATCGGACAGCGATTTGGCGCAACTTCGCTCGCTTAAC GAAGGCGAGATATCTCAAGATCTGTACACTTTCCACGAGGCGGTATCCGCGCTGCAGCTGCTAGAGGAGGAAGTACTGGACAGGCACAAAATGGTCATAGAAGATACAACCAGGTTCCTCAATGACTCGCGCACTGTGTTCAGCGCGACACACGAAGTAGACTATGACCAAGAAG ATTCGCGCGGTAAGCGTAAGGCATACTCAAGCTGCACGTTAAAACGGAATCAGAAAGACGGCAGGACGACTACGACGACAACAACGACCACGACCACGACTACTTTAAATAAGCCAGTGCCAATGAACTACGACACCGACGTCGTTTCGGACAGCGACGATTCGACCGTTCCAAATAAGAACATTGATACGATTACAAAGGATTCGTTTAAGTCCCCATGGAAAGACGAGAATGTAAAGATGGAGTGTAAAAGCGACGATAGCGCGAGCGATACCGACAGCATGTCGAACGTTGATCCAAAGATGAATAAGATACAGTCGATCGCGGATGAAAGAGTGTCGAGCACCGAGCGTGTCTCAAAAAGAAACTCTTTGAACGAGAGCTTAACAAATTCCTATTGGACGCCTGATACCCGAAAACAACTCAGACGAACCTCCACTGGGAGACAGAAGTCGCAGAAGTATCATTGGTCCGGCACGTTTAACTCTCGAACGAAAAAATACCTGTCTTTCAATGACAGGTACAACTACTCAGGATCGTTCGGTTCGATAAACAATAAAGACGATACCATCGACAACGCGGATTACAATTACAACTTTGAAGCTTTCGACAACGAGAAACCCACGAAGAAGACGAAGCTCTATAGCTGCAGGATGTTGAATCTTGATCGAGAATGCGACGATAGCGACGAGATCTCGATGGATTCCACTCTTCGGTGTTCCAACGACAAGCATCGCGATCAACTGGAGGATCTGAAATTCCGTGACGGTCCACTCAAAGCTCTCAGTGATCCTGAAACGTGCAGCCTAAATGTTCCTAAACGGTGGATCGGGAAATTAGCTTCGAAATGCTGCAATGTCTTGTTAACGTTGTTAAAGAATTTGTTGCTATTTTCGTTCTTACCCACCGCGTACGTGGCCTTCTTCGTCTACGTAAGCAATACGCAAGACCAATAA
- the LOC128879206 gene encoding kinesin-like protein KIF2A isoform X3: protein MTMDNSMCDIQTGYSINIKRTDGRIHCAVVSGVNWEQRTVTVEWFERGETKGKEVEIDAIVPLNPELASQKTMAPPQQAPQINNHAMVTSRARDGSCEEDEGVDESENQEEGSLGRHGGHAARNGLASATLPHSTKPSIPVKAGSNRNLPRQVTGRPTNVMPAAPTVNGHGDSMTGLTTRRELENIPPTPANYVPVAVQAKQKQQQQQQQQQLQTQQQQAQVENGRNRRSNVVKEVERLKKNREERRQRQAELKEEKEALMNLDPGNPNWEFLAMIREYQNSIDFRPLRDTDTVEDHQITVCVRKRPLNKKENARKEVDVISVPSKDQMVVHEPKAKVDLTKYLENQIFRFDYAFDETCTNEIVYKYTAKPLVQTIFEGGMATCFAYGQTGSGKTHTMGGDFNGKTQDCKKGIYAMVAKDVFKCLKMAKYRPLNLVISASFFEIYSGKVFDLLADKEKLRVLEDGKQQVQIVGLTEKVVETCDEVLKLIQHGNSARTSGQTSANSNSSRSHAVFQIIARSPGTHKVHGKFSLIDLAGNERGADTSSANRQTRMEGAEINKSLLALKECIRALSRKGTHLPFRASKLTQVLRDSFIGEKSKTCMIAMISPGMSSCEHSLNTLRYADRVKELAATDPTEVKASPTDEDEDPKIEEQSNNSVLSDSDLAQLRSLNEGEISQDLYTFHEAVSALQLLEEEVLDRHKMVIEDTTRFLNDSRTVFSATHEVDYDQEDLRRKRTKFESPYLRRFSLRRRLIERKQFSDAYAQKWEQLLTQQRDTLNAAIDQVSQFRGQLLQEEQISQKMTRTRNLRYN from the exons ATGACCATGGATAACAGCATGTGCGACATCCAGACCGGCTACAGCATCAATATCAAGAGGACGGACG GTCGCATCCACTGTGCGGTGGTTTCCGGCGTTAATTGGGAACAGCGCACGGTCACCGTGGAATGGTTCGAGAGAGGAGAAACGAAGGGGAAAGAG gtGGAAATCGACGCGATCGTACCGTTGAACCCTGAGTTGGCCAGTCAGAAGACAATGGCACCCCCCCAGCAGGCTCCTCAGATCAACAACCACGCGATGGTCACCTCCAGAGCAAGG GACGGTTCGTGCGAAGAGGACGAGGGGGTGGACGAGTCGGAAAACCAAGAGGAGGGCTCCCTTGGACGACACGGCGGTCACGCCGCAAGAAACGGCCTTGCATCTGCAACGCTTCCT CACTCTACCAAACCCTCGATTCCAGTAAAAG CGGGCTCTAACAGGAATTTGCCGCGACAAGTAACTGGTCGACCGACGAATGTAATGCCGGCTGCACCGACCGTCAACGGACACGGTGACTCCATGACTGGTCTGACGACTCGTCGAGAGCTGGAGAACATACCACCGACGCCGGCCAATTATGTTCCTGTGGCTGTTCAGGCTAAACAaaagcagcaacaacagcagcaacagcaacagctgCAAACCCAACAACAGCAGGCTCAAGTTGAGAACGGTCGGAACAGGCGTTCGAACGTCGTCAAAGAAGTCGAGAGGTTGAAGAAGAACAGGGAGGAGAGGAGACAAAGACAAGCGGAACTAAAAGAGGAGAAGGAAGCCCTCATGAATCTAGATCCTGGCAATCCGAACTGGGAGTTCCTTGCCATGATCAG AGAATACCAGAACAGTATAGACTTCAGGCCTCTGCGGGACACGGACACCGTGGAGGATCATCAAATTACGGTGTGCGTTAGAAAGCGTCCGCTGAACAAGAAGGAAAACGCGCGCAAGGAGGTGGACGTGATCAGCGTGCCCAGCAAGGATCAGATGGTGGTGCACGAGCCCAAGGCCAAAGTCGATTTAACCAAATACTTGGAAAACCAAATCTTTCGATTCGATTACGCGTTCGACGAGACCTGCACCAACGAGATCGTTTATAAGTACACCGCGAAGCCGCTGGTGCAGACCATCTTTGAAGGCGGAATGGCCACGTGTTTCGCGTACGGGCAAACGGGAAGTGGGAAAACGCACACCATGGGCGGTGACTTCAATGGGAAGACGCAAGACTGTAAAAAGGGCATATACGCTATGGTAGCCAAGGACGTGTTCAAGTGTCTGAAAATGGCCAAGTATCGGCCGCTGAATCTGGTCATTTCCGCCAGCTTCTTTGAAATCTACTCTGGCAAGGTGTTCGATTTGTTGGCGGACAAAGAGAAGCTGAGGGTTCTGGAGGATGGCAAGCAGCAG GTGCAAATAGTCGGTTTGACGGAGAAAGTCGTGGAAACTTGCGACGAAGTATTGAAGCTTATTCAGCACGGGAACAGTGCCAGGACCAGCGGGCAAACCAGCGCGAATTCCAACTCGTCGCGATCGCATGCGGTATTTCAAATCATAGCACGGTCGCCAGGCACGCACAAGGTCCACGGGAAATTTTCGCTGATCGATCTTGCCGGCAACGAGAGAGGAGCAGACACGTCGTCCGCCAACAGGCAAACGA GAATGGAAGGCGCAGAGATCAATAAATCACTGCTGGCCTTGAAGGAGTGCATTCGGGCGTTGAGTCGCAAGGGCACGCACTTGCCATTCAGAGCTAGCAAACTGACGCAAGTTCTGAGGGACAGCTTTATCGgcgaaaaatcaaaaacatGCATG ATAGCGATGATCAGTCCAGGAATGAGTTCTTGCGAGCACTCGTTGAACACTCTGAGATACGCTGATCGAGTCAAAGAACTAGCCGCCACGGACCCTACGGAAGTGAAAGCTTCGCCGACGGATGAAGATGAAGATCCGAAGATCGAGGAACAATCGAACAACAGCGTTCTATCGGACAGCGATTTGGCGCAACTTCGCTCGCTTAAC GAAGGCGAGATATCTCAAGATCTGTACACTTTCCACGAGGCGGTATCCGCGCTGCAGCTGCTAGAGGAGGAAGTACTGGACAGGCACAAAATGGTCATAGAAGATACAACCAGGTTCCTCAATGACTCGCGCACTGTGTTCAGCGCGACACACGAAGTAGACTATGACCAAGAAG ATTTGAGACGGAAAAGAACAAAGTTTGAGTCGCCCTACCTGAGGAGGTTCTCGTTGCGTAGACGTCTGATagagagaaaacaattttccgaCG CGTATGCCCAAAAATGGGAGCAGTTACTGACGCAGCAGCGCGATACCTTGAACGCCGCGATAGATCAAGTCAGTCAGTTTCGTGGACAGCTCTTGCAAGAGGAACAAATCAGCCAGAAGATGACGCGAACTCGTAATTTACGGTACAATTAA
- the LOC128879206 gene encoding kinesin-like protein Klp10A isoform X4 — protein sequence MTMDNSMCDIQTGYSINIKRTDGRIHCAVVSGVNWEQRTVTVEWFERGETKGKEVEIDAIVPLNPELASQKTMAPPQQAPQINNHAMVTSRARDGSCEEDEGVDESENQEEGSLGRHGGHAARNGLASATLPHSTKPSIPVKAGSNRNLPRQVTGRPTNVMPAAPTVNGHGDSMTGLTTRRELENIPPTPANYVPVAVQAKQKQQQQQQQQQLQTQQQQAQVENGRNRRSNVVKEVERLKKNREERRQRQAELKEEKEALMNLDPGNPNWEFLAMIREYQNSIDFRPLRDTDTVEDHQITVCVRKRPLNKKENARKEVDVISVPSKDQMVVHEPKAKVDLTKYLENQIFRFDYAFDETCTNEIVYKYTAKPLVQTIFEGGMATCFAYGQTGSGKTHTMGGDFNGKTQDCKKGIYAMVAKDVFKCLKMAKYRPLNLVISASFFEIYSGKVFDLLADKEKLRVLEDGKQQVQIVGLTEKVVETCDEVLKLIQHGNSARTSGQTSANSNSSRSHAVFQIIARSPGTHKVHGKFSLIDLAGNERGADTSSANRQTRMEGAEINKSLLALKECIRALSRKGTHLPFRASKLTQVLRDSFIGEKSKTCMIAMISPGMSSCEHSLNTLRYADRVKELAATDPTEVKASPTDEDEDPKIEEQSNNSVLSDSDLAQLRSLNEGEISQDLYTFHEAVSALQLLEEEVLDRHKMVIEDTTRFLNDSRTVFSATHEVDYDQEAYAQKWEQLLTQQRDTLNAAIDQVSQFRGQLLQEEQISQKMTRTRNLRYN from the exons ATGACCATGGATAACAGCATGTGCGACATCCAGACCGGCTACAGCATCAATATCAAGAGGACGGACG GTCGCATCCACTGTGCGGTGGTTTCCGGCGTTAATTGGGAACAGCGCACGGTCACCGTGGAATGGTTCGAGAGAGGAGAAACGAAGGGGAAAGAG gtGGAAATCGACGCGATCGTACCGTTGAACCCTGAGTTGGCCAGTCAGAAGACAATGGCACCCCCCCAGCAGGCTCCTCAGATCAACAACCACGCGATGGTCACCTCCAGAGCAAGG GACGGTTCGTGCGAAGAGGACGAGGGGGTGGACGAGTCGGAAAACCAAGAGGAGGGCTCCCTTGGACGACACGGCGGTCACGCCGCAAGAAACGGCCTTGCATCTGCAACGCTTCCT CACTCTACCAAACCCTCGATTCCAGTAAAAG CGGGCTCTAACAGGAATTTGCCGCGACAAGTAACTGGTCGACCGACGAATGTAATGCCGGCTGCACCGACCGTCAACGGACACGGTGACTCCATGACTGGTCTGACGACTCGTCGAGAGCTGGAGAACATACCACCGACGCCGGCCAATTATGTTCCTGTGGCTGTTCAGGCTAAACAaaagcagcaacaacagcagcaacagcaacagctgCAAACCCAACAACAGCAGGCTCAAGTTGAGAACGGTCGGAACAGGCGTTCGAACGTCGTCAAAGAAGTCGAGAGGTTGAAGAAGAACAGGGAGGAGAGGAGACAAAGACAAGCGGAACTAAAAGAGGAGAAGGAAGCCCTCATGAATCTAGATCCTGGCAATCCGAACTGGGAGTTCCTTGCCATGATCAG AGAATACCAGAACAGTATAGACTTCAGGCCTCTGCGGGACACGGACACCGTGGAGGATCATCAAATTACGGTGTGCGTTAGAAAGCGTCCGCTGAACAAGAAGGAAAACGCGCGCAAGGAGGTGGACGTGATCAGCGTGCCCAGCAAGGATCAGATGGTGGTGCACGAGCCCAAGGCCAAAGTCGATTTAACCAAATACTTGGAAAACCAAATCTTTCGATTCGATTACGCGTTCGACGAGACCTGCACCAACGAGATCGTTTATAAGTACACCGCGAAGCCGCTGGTGCAGACCATCTTTGAAGGCGGAATGGCCACGTGTTTCGCGTACGGGCAAACGGGAAGTGGGAAAACGCACACCATGGGCGGTGACTTCAATGGGAAGACGCAAGACTGTAAAAAGGGCATATACGCTATGGTAGCCAAGGACGTGTTCAAGTGTCTGAAAATGGCCAAGTATCGGCCGCTGAATCTGGTCATTTCCGCCAGCTTCTTTGAAATCTACTCTGGCAAGGTGTTCGATTTGTTGGCGGACAAAGAGAAGCTGAGGGTTCTGGAGGATGGCAAGCAGCAG GTGCAAATAGTCGGTTTGACGGAGAAAGTCGTGGAAACTTGCGACGAAGTATTGAAGCTTATTCAGCACGGGAACAGTGCCAGGACCAGCGGGCAAACCAGCGCGAATTCCAACTCGTCGCGATCGCATGCGGTATTTCAAATCATAGCACGGTCGCCAGGCACGCACAAGGTCCACGGGAAATTTTCGCTGATCGATCTTGCCGGCAACGAGAGAGGAGCAGACACGTCGTCCGCCAACAGGCAAACGA GAATGGAAGGCGCAGAGATCAATAAATCACTGCTGGCCTTGAAGGAGTGCATTCGGGCGTTGAGTCGCAAGGGCACGCACTTGCCATTCAGAGCTAGCAAACTGACGCAAGTTCTGAGGGACAGCTTTATCGgcgaaaaatcaaaaacatGCATG ATAGCGATGATCAGTCCAGGAATGAGTTCTTGCGAGCACTCGTTGAACACTCTGAGATACGCTGATCGAGTCAAAGAACTAGCCGCCACGGACCCTACGGAAGTGAAAGCTTCGCCGACGGATGAAGATGAAGATCCGAAGATCGAGGAACAATCGAACAACAGCGTTCTATCGGACAGCGATTTGGCGCAACTTCGCTCGCTTAAC GAAGGCGAGATATCTCAAGATCTGTACACTTTCCACGAGGCGGTATCCGCGCTGCAGCTGCTAGAGGAGGAAGTACTGGACAGGCACAAAATGGTCATAGAAGATACAACCAGGTTCCTCAATGACTCGCGCACTGTGTTCAGCGCGACACACGAAGTAGACTATGACCAAGAAG CGTATGCCCAAAAATGGGAGCAGTTACTGACGCAGCAGCGCGATACCTTGAACGCCGCGATAGATCAAGTCAGTCAGTTTCGTGGACAGCTCTTGCAAGAGGAACAAATCAGCCAGAAGATGACGCGAACTCGTAATTTACGGTACAATTAA
- the LOC128879206 gene encoding kinesin-like protein KIF2A isoform X2, whose translation MTMDNSMCDIQTGYSINIKRTDGRIHCAVVSGVNWEQRTVTVEWFERGETKGKEVEIDAIVPLNPELASQKTMAPPQQAPQINNHAMVTSRARHSTKPSIPVKAGSNRNLPRQVTGRPTNVMPAAPTVNGHGDSMTGLTTRRELENIPPTPANYVPVAVQAKQKQQQQQQQQQLQTQQQQAQVENGRNRRSNVVKEVERLKKNREERRQRQAELKEEKEALMNLDPGNPNWEFLAMIREYQNSIDFRPLRDTDTVEDHQITVCVRKRPLNKKENARKEVDVISVPSKDQMVVHEPKAKVDLTKYLENQIFRFDYAFDETCTNEIVYKYTAKPLVQTIFEGGMATCFAYGQTGSGKTHTMGGDFNGKTQDCKKGIYAMVAKDVFKCLKMAKYRPLNLVISASFFEIYSGKVFDLLADKEKLRVLEDGKQQVQIVGLTEKVVETCDEVLKLIQHGNSARTSGQTSANSNSSRSHAVFQIIARSPGTHKVHGKFSLIDLAGNERGADTSSANRQTRMEGAEINKSLLALKECIRALSRKGTHLPFRASKLTQVLRDSFIGEKSKTCMIAMISPGMSSCEHSLNTLRYADRVKELAATDPTEVKASPTDEDEDPKIEEQSNNSVLSDSDLAQLRSLNEGEISQDLYTFHEAVSALQLLEEEVLDRHKMVIEDTTRFLNDSRTVFSATHEVDYDQEDSRGKRKAYSSCTLKRNQKDGRTTTTTTTTTTTTTLNKPVPMNYDTDVVSDSDDSTVPNKNIDTITKDSFKSPWKDENVKMECKSDDSASDTDSMSNVDPKMNKIQSIADERVSSTERVSKRNSLNESLTNSYWTPDTRKQLRRTSTGRQKSQKYHWSGTFNSRTKKYLSFNDRYNYSGSFGSINNKDDTIDNADYNYNFEAFDNEKPTKKTKLYSCRMLNLDRECDDSDEISMDSTLRCSNDKHRDQLEDLKFRDGPLKALSDPETCSLNVPKRWIGKLASKCCNVLLTLLKNLLLFSFLPTAYVAFFVYVSNTQDQ comes from the exons ATGACCATGGATAACAGCATGTGCGACATCCAGACCGGCTACAGCATCAATATCAAGAGGACGGACG GTCGCATCCACTGTGCGGTGGTTTCCGGCGTTAATTGGGAACAGCGCACGGTCACCGTGGAATGGTTCGAGAGAGGAGAAACGAAGGGGAAAGAG gtGGAAATCGACGCGATCGTACCGTTGAACCCTGAGTTGGCCAGTCAGAAGACAATGGCACCCCCCCAGCAGGCTCCTCAGATCAACAACCACGCGATGGTCACCTCCAGAGCAAGG CACTCTACCAAACCCTCGATTCCAGTAAAAG CGGGCTCTAACAGGAATTTGCCGCGACAAGTAACTGGTCGACCGACGAATGTAATGCCGGCTGCACCGACCGTCAACGGACACGGTGACTCCATGACTGGTCTGACGACTCGTCGAGAGCTGGAGAACATACCACCGACGCCGGCCAATTATGTTCCTGTGGCTGTTCAGGCTAAACAaaagcagcaacaacagcagcaacagcaacagctgCAAACCCAACAACAGCAGGCTCAAGTTGAGAACGGTCGGAACAGGCGTTCGAACGTCGTCAAAGAAGTCGAGAGGTTGAAGAAGAACAGGGAGGAGAGGAGACAAAGACAAGCGGAACTAAAAGAGGAGAAGGAAGCCCTCATGAATCTAGATCCTGGCAATCCGAACTGGGAGTTCCTTGCCATGATCAG AGAATACCAGAACAGTATAGACTTCAGGCCTCTGCGGGACACGGACACCGTGGAGGATCATCAAATTACGGTGTGCGTTAGAAAGCGTCCGCTGAACAAGAAGGAAAACGCGCGCAAGGAGGTGGACGTGATCAGCGTGCCCAGCAAGGATCAGATGGTGGTGCACGAGCCCAAGGCCAAAGTCGATTTAACCAAATACTTGGAAAACCAAATCTTTCGATTCGATTACGCGTTCGACGAGACCTGCACCAACGAGATCGTTTATAAGTACACCGCGAAGCCGCTGGTGCAGACCATCTTTGAAGGCGGAATGGCCACGTGTTTCGCGTACGGGCAAACGGGAAGTGGGAAAACGCACACCATGGGCGGTGACTTCAATGGGAAGACGCAAGACTGTAAAAAGGGCATATACGCTATGGTAGCCAAGGACGTGTTCAAGTGTCTGAAAATGGCCAAGTATCGGCCGCTGAATCTGGTCATTTCCGCCAGCTTCTTTGAAATCTACTCTGGCAAGGTGTTCGATTTGTTGGCGGACAAAGAGAAGCTGAGGGTTCTGGAGGATGGCAAGCAGCAG GTGCAAATAGTCGGTTTGACGGAGAAAGTCGTGGAAACTTGCGACGAAGTATTGAAGCTTATTCAGCACGGGAACAGTGCCAGGACCAGCGGGCAAACCAGCGCGAATTCCAACTCGTCGCGATCGCATGCGGTATTTCAAATCATAGCACGGTCGCCAGGCACGCACAAGGTCCACGGGAAATTTTCGCTGATCGATCTTGCCGGCAACGAGAGAGGAGCAGACACGTCGTCCGCCAACAGGCAAACGA GAATGGAAGGCGCAGAGATCAATAAATCACTGCTGGCCTTGAAGGAGTGCATTCGGGCGTTGAGTCGCAAGGGCACGCACTTGCCATTCAGAGCTAGCAAACTGACGCAAGTTCTGAGGGACAGCTTTATCGgcgaaaaatcaaaaacatGCATG ATAGCGATGATCAGTCCAGGAATGAGTTCTTGCGAGCACTCGTTGAACACTCTGAGATACGCTGATCGAGTCAAAGAACTAGCCGCCACGGACCCTACGGAAGTGAAAGCTTCGCCGACGGATGAAGATGAAGATCCGAAGATCGAGGAACAATCGAACAACAGCGTTCTATCGGACAGCGATTTGGCGCAACTTCGCTCGCTTAAC GAAGGCGAGATATCTCAAGATCTGTACACTTTCCACGAGGCGGTATCCGCGCTGCAGCTGCTAGAGGAGGAAGTACTGGACAGGCACAAAATGGTCATAGAAGATACAACCAGGTTCCTCAATGACTCGCGCACTGTGTTCAGCGCGACACACGAAGTAGACTATGACCAAGAAG ATTCGCGCGGTAAGCGTAAGGCATACTCAAGCTGCACGTTAAAACGGAATCAGAAAGACGGCAGGACGACTACGACGACAACAACGACCACGACCACGACTACTTTAAATAAGCCAGTGCCAATGAACTACGACACCGACGTCGTTTCGGACAGCGACGATTCGACCGTTCCAAATAAGAACATTGATACGATTACAAAGGATTCGTTTAAGTCCCCATGGAAAGACGAGAATGTAAAGATGGAGTGTAAAAGCGACGATAGCGCGAGCGATACCGACAGCATGTCGAACGTTGATCCAAAGATGAATAAGATACAGTCGATCGCGGATGAAAGAGTGTCGAGCACCGAGCGTGTCTCAAAAAGAAACTCTTTGAACGAGAGCTTAACAAATTCCTATTGGACGCCTGATACCCGAAAACAACTCAGACGAACCTCCACTGGGAGACAGAAGTCGCAGAAGTATCATTGGTCCGGCACGTTTAACTCTCGAACGAAAAAATACCTGTCTTTCAATGACAGGTACAACTACTCAGGATCGTTCGGTTCGATAAACAATAAAGACGATACCATCGACAACGCGGATTACAATTACAACTTTGAAGCTTTCGACAACGAGAAACCCACGAAGAAGACGAAGCTCTATAGCTGCAGGATGTTGAATCTTGATCGAGAATGCGACGATAGCGACGAGATCTCGATGGATTCCACTCTTCGGTGTTCCAACGACAAGCATCGCGATCAACTGGAGGATCTGAAATTCCGTGACGGTCCACTCAAAGCTCTCAGTGATCCTGAAACGTGCAGCCTAAATGTTCCTAAACGGTGGATCGGGAAATTAGCTTCGAAATGCTGCAATGTCTTGTTAACGTTGTTAAAGAATTTGTTGCTATTTTCGTTCTTACCCACCGCGTACGTGGCCTTCTTCGTCTACGTAAGCAATACGCAAGACCAATAA